Proteins from a genomic interval of Clostridium scatologenes:
- a CDS encoding glycosyltransferase family 39 protein, with amino-acid sequence MKIKSLKESMYYKVVIVLGLLASILWVTFVNTQPFSDFDYYYNLSVDIANGFPWGDTYTSVGYCIVLGGIFKLFGASILKAKIFNILLIFVSNICFISILDKLDIKERKKKIIFVLFVFMPNNIFYNSILATEVLFTTILLLITNIYFGNAKFKYLWIGILTGLNTMVKPFFIIFFFAIFLVDLLKEKKFMKSMKNSFLVLLVSTLVISPWIYRNTKLVGQFTYVSNNGGIVLYINNNSQNNVGRWMAAEEVENSIVKTDEYKSANMTQKNKMLSNAAKNWIKDHPVQFVELGIKRLFNTYFVGDDILYSTYGSGISDHTKTTMLDITNNIRNLVFGFGIIYILIYSICILKSIFKKQTELLSKFNLYLVVLFFMFTSVYFVTEGQGRYAFPEIFIMIYSFCSFIDALINVYKELRV; translated from the coding sequence ATGAAAATCAAAAGTTTAAAAGAAAGTATGTATTATAAAGTTGTAATAGTTTTGGGATTATTAGCTTCTATACTATGGGTAACTTTTGTAAATACACAACCCTTTTCTGATTTTGACTATTATTACAACTTATCAGTTGATATAGCCAATGGTTTCCCTTGGGGAGATACTTATACATCTGTAGGGTATTGTATAGTATTAGGAGGCATATTTAAGCTATTTGGAGCTAGTATACTTAAAGCAAAAATATTTAATATATTGCTCATCTTTGTAAGTAATATATGCTTTATTTCCATATTAGATAAATTGGATATTAAAGAAAGAAAAAAGAAAATAATATTTGTTTTATTTGTATTTATGCCTAATAACATATTTTATAATAGCATTCTTGCAACAGAAGTTCTATTTACTACAATTTTACTTTTAATTACTAATATATATTTTGGAAATGCAAAATTTAAATACTTATGGATAGGTATTTTAACTGGGTTAAATACTATGGTAAAGCCTTTTTTTATAATTTTTTTCTTTGCAATATTTTTAGTAGATTTGCTTAAAGAAAAGAAGTTTATGAAATCTATGAAAAATTCTTTTTTGGTTCTATTAGTTTCCACATTAGTGATTTCACCATGGATTTATAGAAATACAAAGCTTGTAGGTCAATTTACTTATGTTTCTAATAATGGAGGAATAGTTTTATATATAAACAATAACTCTCAAAACAATGTAGGAAGGTGGATGGCAGCAGAAGAAGTAGAAAATTCTATAGTAAAAACGGATGAATACAAAAGTGCCAATATGACTCAAAAGAATAAAATGTTAAGTAATGCAGCAAAGAATTGGATTAAAGACCATCCAGTACAGTTTGTAGAATTAGGGATTAAAAGACTGTTTAATACATATTTTGTAGGAGATGATATTTTATATAGTACTTATGGAAGTGGGATAAGCGATCATACTAAAACAACTATGCTAGATATAACCAATAATATAAGAAACTTAGTATTTGGCTTTGGTATTATATATATACTAATTTACAGCATATGTATTTTAAAAAGTATATTTAAGAAACAAACTGAGTTATTAAGCAAGTTTAATTTATATTTAGTTGTGTTATTTTTTATGTTTACTTCAGTTTACTTTGTGACAGAAGGTCAAGGAAGATATGCTTTTCCTGAAATATTTATAATGATATATAGCTTTTGTAGCTTTATTGATGCTTTAATAAATGTATATAAGGAGTTGCGAGTATGA
- a CDS encoding decaprenyl-phosphate phosphoribosyltransferase: protein MDIKAIVKLLRPKQWIKNFFVFAAIVFSGNFFNTQILYSNILTFILFCFTSSSIYVLNDIVDIEKDRCHPDKKNRPLPSGRISKKQAIVLDFFIVCGVLFFSYMYLSIKVSAMLIIYMLINIAYCFKLKNIVIIDVMVITFGFVLRVESGSLATGVRVSSWLFLCTILLSLFLALNKRKSEIITLKDKSGSHRKILEEYSVAMIDKMLTIVTPSILMAYCLYTFSSVQSKTMIFTIPFILYGIFRYEYLMDKKNIGGKPEDVFGKDKPFLINIIMWGISVLLIIYFKL from the coding sequence ATGGACATTAAAGCAATTGTGAAATTATTAAGACCAAAGCAGTGGATTAAAAACTTTTTTGTATTTGCAGCCATAGTTTTTTCAGGAAACTTTTTTAATACACAGATATTATATTCAAATATTTTAACTTTTATTTTATTTTGTTTTACATCTTCTTCTATATATGTGTTAAATGATATAGTTGATATAGAAAAAGATAGATGTCATCCAGATAAAAAAAATAGACCACTGCCAAGTGGAAGGATATCAAAAAAACAAGCAATTGTTTTGGATTTTTTTATAGTTTGCGGTGTTTTATTTTTTTCATATATGTATTTAAGTATTAAGGTTTCTGCTATGCTTATAATATATATGCTAATAAACATAGCATACTGTTTTAAATTAAAAAATATAGTAATTATTGATGTTATGGTAATTACATTTGGATTTGTTTTAAGAGTAGAAAGCGGAAGTCTTGCTACTGGAGTAAGGGTATCTTCATGGCTGTTCTTGTGTACAATTTTATTATCATTATTTTTAGCACTTAATAAGAGAAAAAGTGAAATTATAACATTAAAAGATAAGAGTGGTTCTCACAGAAAAATACTTGAAGAGTATTCGGTTGCCATGATTGATAAAATGCTGACTATAGTAACACCATCTATTCTTATGGCCTATTGCTTATATACTTTTAGTTCTGTACAAAGTAAAACTATGATATTTACTATTCCATTCATTTTATATGGTATTTTTAGATATGAATATTTAATGGACAAGAAGAATATAGGAGGAAAACCAGAAGATGTTTTTGGAAAGGATAAACCTTTTTTAATAAATATAATTATGTGGGGAATATCAGTTTTACTCATAATATATTTTAAATTATAA
- the spoVS gene encoding stage V sporulation protein SpoVS, producing the protein MEVLKVSAKSSPNSVAGALAGVLRERGAAEIQAIGAGALNQAVKAVAIARGFVAPSGIDLICIPAFTDIEIDGEERTAIKLIVQPR; encoded by the coding sequence ATGGAAGTATTAAAAGTTTCAGCAAAATCAAGCCCAAATTCAGTTGCAGGTGCTCTAGCAGGAGTTTTAAGAGAACGAGGAGCTGCAGAAATACAAGCTATAGGAGCAGGAGCATTGAATCAAGCTGTAAAAGCTGTGGCTATAGCAAGAGGATTTGTAGCACCAAGTGGAATAGACCTAATATGTATTCCAGCGTTTACTGATATCGAGATAGATGGAGAAGAAAGAACTGCTATAAAGTTAATAGTACAGCCAAGATAA
- the rny gene encoding ribonuclease Y, which produces MSPIIYEIIAGVIIAIGLLVEFYVVKNKAHAIKSQAQEESNRLKEETERDAESKKKEAILEAKEEVHKLRSDLEKESRDRRNESQRLERRLIQREELLDKKSDMLEKREENISKKQQEINEIQANVEKLYEKEREELEKLSGLTTEEAKEILLEEVSKEIKHESAMMIKEVETKAKEEADKRAREVITCAIQRCAADHVAETTVHVVTLPNDEMKGRIIGREGRNIRTLETLTGVDLIIDDTPEAVILSGFDPIRREVARIALEKLIIDGRIHPARIEEMVEKAKKEVENDIKEEGEQATFETGVHGLHLELIKLLGRLKYRTSYGQNVLKHSIEVAYLAGLMASELGIDPTVAKRAGLLHDIGKAVDHEVEGPHAIIGSEVAKKYRESAIIVNAIAAHHGDVESISLEAVLVQAADAISAARPGARRETLEAYIKRLEKLEEIANTCEGVEKSYAIQAGREIRIMIKPEEIDDAGAIEMARNIVKTIENELEYPGQIKVNVIRETRAIEYAK; this is translated from the coding sequence GTGAGTCCTATTATATATGAAATTATTGCTGGCGTAATAATAGCCATTGGTTTATTAGTAGAGTTTTATGTTGTAAAAAATAAAGCGCATGCTATAAAATCACAGGCTCAAGAAGAGTCTAATAGATTAAAAGAAGAAACAGAAAGAGATGCTGAGTCTAAAAAGAAAGAGGCTATACTTGAAGCTAAGGAAGAAGTTCATAAATTAAGATCAGACTTAGAAAAAGAATCAAGAGATAGAAGAAATGAAAGTCAAAGACTTGAAAGAAGGTTAATCCAAAGAGAAGAATTACTTGATAAAAAAAGTGATATGTTGGAGAAAAGAGAAGAAAATATAAGTAAAAAGCAACAAGAGATTAATGAAATTCAAGCAAATGTAGAGAAATTATATGAAAAAGAAAGAGAAGAATTAGAAAAGCTTTCAGGTTTAACAACTGAAGAAGCTAAAGAAATTTTATTAGAAGAAGTTAGTAAGGAAATAAAGCATGAATCTGCGATGATGATTAAAGAAGTGGAAACAAAAGCAAAAGAGGAAGCAGACAAGAGGGCAAGAGAAGTAATAACTTGTGCTATCCAAAGGTGTGCAGCAGATCATGTCGCTGAAACTACAGTTCATGTAGTCACTCTTCCTAACGATGAAATGAAAGGAAGAATAATAGGTAGAGAAGGCAGAAACATAAGAACCCTTGAGACTCTTACTGGTGTAGATTTAATTATTGATGATACACCTGAAGCAGTAATTCTTTCAGGATTTGATCCAATAAGGAGAGAAGTAGCGAGAATAGCATTAGAAAAATTGATTATTGATGGAAGAATTCATCCAGCAAGAATCGAAGAAATGGTTGAAAAAGCTAAAAAAGAAGTTGAAAATGATATTAAAGAAGAAGGCGAACAAGCAACTTTTGAAACAGGAGTACACGGTCTTCATTTAGAATTAATAAAATTATTAGGAAGATTGAAATATAGGACCAGTTATGGTCAAAATGTACTAAAACATTCTATAGAGGTTGCTTATTTAGCAGGTCTTATGGCTTCAGAACTTGGAATAGATCCAACTGTAGCTAAGAGGGCAGGACTATTACATGACATAGGTAAGGCTGTGGATCATGAAGTAGAAGGACCTCATGCTATCATTGGGTCAGAAGTTGCCAAAAAGTATCGTGAATCTGCTATAATAGTTAATGCTATTGCAGCTCATCATGGGGATGTAGAATCTATATCCTTAGAAGCGGTGCTTGTTCAAGCAGCAGATGCAATATCAGCTGCAAGACCTGGAGCAAGAAGAGAAACTTTAGAAGCTTATATTAAAAGATTAGAAAAATTAGAAGAAATAGCAAACACATGTGAAGGGGTAGAAAAGTCATATGCCATTCAAGCAGGTAGAGAAATCAGAATTATGATAAAACCAGAAGAAATTGATGATGCAGGTGCTATTGAAATGGCAAGAAACATAGTTAAAACCATAGAGAATGAATTAGAATATCCTGGTCAAATAAAGGTTAATGTTATAAGAGAAACACGTGCCATCGAATATGCAAAATAG
- the recA gene encoding recombinase RecA, whose protein sequence is MGNVNGEKLKALEAALGQIEKQFGKGSIMKLGEHSTLDIEAISTGCLDLDIALGIGGVPRGRVVEIYGPESSGKTTVALHIVAEAQKAAGAAAFIDAEHALDPVYARALGVDIENLIVSQPDTGEQALEIAEALVRSGAVDVIVVDSVAALVPKAEIEGEMGDSHVGLQARLMSQALRKLTGAINKSKCVIIFINQLREKVGIMFGNPETTPGGRALKFYASVRMDIRRIDSIKQGDSIVGNRTRVKVTKNKVAPPFKQAEFDIMYNQGISREGNVLDVGVREELVQKSGAWFAYKENRLGQGRENAKQFLKENSNILYEIENKIREKYELPIMKPSANKVETKNENKSKQEANSENK, encoded by the coding sequence TTGGGAAACGTTAATGGCGAAAAGTTAAAGGCTTTAGAGGCTGCACTTGGACAGATAGAGAAGCAATTTGGAAAAGGATCTATAATGAAATTAGGAGAACATAGTACTTTAGATATAGAAGCTATATCTACAGGATGTTTAGATCTTGATATAGCTTTAGGAATAGGTGGTGTTCCAAGAGGAAGAGTAGTAGAAATATATGGTCCTGAATCTTCAGGTAAAACTACTGTTGCACTGCATATAGTAGCTGAAGCGCAAAAAGCTGCAGGAGCTGCCGCATTTATAGATGCAGAGCATGCATTAGATCCAGTTTATGCAAGAGCATTAGGAGTAGATATAGAAAACTTAATAGTATCTCAGCCAGATACAGGAGAACAAGCACTAGAAATAGCTGAAGCTTTAGTAAGATCTGGGGCTGTAGATGTAATTGTTGTAGATTCTGTTGCAGCTTTGGTTCCTAAGGCTGAAATAGAAGGAGAAATGGGAGATTCACATGTGGGGTTACAGGCAAGACTTATGTCTCAAGCCCTAAGAAAACTTACAGGTGCTATAAATAAATCAAAATGTGTGATTATATTTATAAATCAATTAAGAGAAAAAGTTGGTATCATGTTTGGAAATCCTGAGACTACACCAGGTGGAAGAGCATTAAAATTTTATGCTTCAGTGAGAATGGACATTAGAAGAATAGATTCAATAAAGCAAGGAGATTCTATTGTAGGTAATAGAACAAGAGTAAAAGTTACTAAAAATAAAGTTGCACCACCATTTAAACAAGCAGAATTTGATATAATGTATAATCAAGGAATATCAAGAGAAGGAAATGTGTTAGATGTAGGAGTAAGAGAAGAACTTGTACAGAAAAGTGGAGCGTGGTTTGCATATAAAGAAAATAGACTTGGTCAAGGAAGAGAAAATGCAAAACAATTTTTAAAGGAAAATTCAAATATACTATATGAAATAGAAAACAAAATAAGAGAAAAATACGAGTTGCCTATTATGAAACCTAGTGCAAATAAAGTTGAAACAAAAAATGAAAATAAATCAAAACAAGAAGCTAATTCTGAAAATAAATAG
- the pgsA gene encoding CDP-diacylglycerol--glycerol-3-phosphate 3-phosphatidyltransferase, protein MNLANKLTILRILLIPFFLIFITIKGVPYGKLIAIAIFVIASITDKLDGYIARSRNQVTRFGKFMDPLADKLLVTAALISLVEYRIIPNWVATIIIAREFAVTGLRTVAAAEGIVIAASKWGKAKTVTQIIAIVLALVNLNYNHVSLGIVRRFINYPHKFLNITTDVAMGIAVIITIISGVDYFVKNKEVMRSDK, encoded by the coding sequence ATGAATCTTGCAAATAAACTTACAATATTAAGAATTTTATTAATTCCGTTCTTTCTAATATTTATAACTATAAAAGGTGTACCTTATGGTAAACTTATTGCTATTGCTATATTTGTAATAGCTTCAATTACAGATAAACTGGATGGATACATAGCAAGAAGTAGAAATCAAGTAACTAGGTTTGGTAAGTTTATGGATCCTTTGGCAGATAAGTTATTAGTTACTGCGGCATTAATATCATTAGTAGAGTATCGTATAATACCAAATTGGGTAGCTACAATAATTATTGCTAGAGAATTTGCAGTAACAGGATTGAGAACAGTTGCTGCGGCAGAAGGGATAGTTATAGCAGCTAGTAAATGGGGAAAAGCTAAAACAGTAACTCAAATAATAGCAATCGTATTAGCACTGGTAAACTTGAATTATAATCATGTATCATTGGGAATTGTTAGAAGGTTTATTAATTATCCACATAAATTTTTAAATATAACTACAGATGTAGCAATGGGAATAGCAGTGATTATTACTATAATTTCAGGTGTGGACTATTTTGTTAAAAATAAGGAAGTAATGAGATCAGATAAATAG
- the rimO gene encoding 30S ribosomal protein S12 methylthiotransferase RimO encodes MDNLKVGLISLGCDKNRIDSEIILNNIKANNEIVNDSRKADIIIVNTCGFIESSKQESIDTILEMAKYKNKYNCKLLVVTGCLTQRYGKELMELMPEIDVMLGVNDYDKLNESIDKCIKNSEEKVYSCEYKDIGINEGERILTTPLHTAYIRIAEGCNNFCTYCIIPKIRGKYRSRSMENIIKEAQSLAQQGVKEIILVAQDTTRYGTDIYGKKALSELIHKLSEIDNIHWIRVLYCYPEEITEELIDEIATNSKVCKYLDIPLQHISNNVLKAMGRRGTKEEILNNINKLREKVKNIVLRTSIIVGFPGETEEDFQQLKDFIKEEKIDKLGVFKYSREDGTPAALMKNQIDESIKESREEELMSVQQGISKQINSSKIGRIYEVIVEGKEEEWYGRSYEMTPEIDGLVYFNSDKNLEVGSIVNVRITHSLEYDLIGVVCDESCK; translated from the coding sequence GTGGATAATTTAAAAGTTGGACTAATAAGTTTGGGCTGTGATAAAAATAGAATAGATTCTGAAATTATTCTCAACAATATTAAAGCTAACAATGAAATAGTAAATGATTCAAGAAAAGCAGACATAATAATTGTAAATACTTGCGGGTTTATAGAATCTTCAAAACAAGAATCTATAGATACTATATTGGAAATGGCTAAATATAAAAATAAGTATAATTGTAAGTTACTTGTAGTAACAGGATGTCTTACTCAAAGATATGGTAAGGAACTTATGGAACTTATGCCAGAAATAGATGTAATGCTGGGAGTTAATGATTATGATAAATTGAATGAAAGCATTGATAAGTGTATTAAAAATAGTGAAGAAAAAGTTTATAGTTGTGAATATAAAGATATAGGAATCAATGAAGGTGAAAGAATTTTAACAACTCCATTACATACAGCTTACATCAGAATAGCAGAAGGTTGTAATAATTTTTGTACTTATTGTATAATTCCTAAAATAAGAGGAAAATATAGAAGTAGGTCAATGGAAAATATTATAAAAGAAGCACAAAGTTTAGCACAGCAAGGTGTCAAGGAAATAATACTTGTAGCTCAAGATACAACTAGATATGGAACAGACATATACGGTAAGAAAGCTCTTAGTGAACTTATACATAAGCTTTCTGAAATAGATAATATTCATTGGATAAGAGTACTTTATTGTTATCCAGAAGAAATTACAGAAGAACTTATAGATGAAATAGCAACTAATTCTAAAGTGTGCAAATATTTAGATATTCCACTGCAACATATAAGTAATAATGTTTTAAAAGCTATGGGAAGAAGAGGAACTAAAGAAGAGATATTAAATAACATAAATAAACTTCGAGAAAAAGTAAAAAATATTGTACTTAGAACATCTATTATAGTAGGCTTTCCAGGGGAAACTGAAGAAGACTTTCAACAATTAAAAGATTTTATTAAAGAGGAAAAAATAGATAAATTAGGAGTGTTCAAATATTCAAGAGAAGATGGAACTCCAGCAGCTTTAATGAAAAATCAAATTGATGAAAGTATAAAAGAAAGTCGCGAAGAAGAATTGATGAGTGTCCAACAGGGAATATCAAAACAAATTAATAGCAGTAAAATTGGAAGAATATATGAAGTTATTGTAGAAGGTAAAGAAGAGGAATGGTATGGAAGAAGTTATGAAATGACACCAGAGATAGATGGGCTAGTATACTTTAACAGCGATAAAAATTTAGAAGTTGGCTCTATAGTTAACGTAAGGATTACTCATAGTTTAGAATATGATTTAATAGGAGTTGTATGTGATGAATCTTGCAAATAA
- a CDS encoding DNA translocase FtsK yields the protein MARKMAKKKEKYELNSDIKGILLVTVGVLMVISVFSSGVSGILGKFVRKILIAIAGLGAFIFPILIIFIGFCCIVKKNRISFSKKFYGILIFIIDTLLFIQLILMPNYYVNNDISLGIKRIYETDKILHGGIISFLIDIPLLNLFGTAGCYVIFIAIYIICFILMSKITIYDILHNIKYALKDDSMDDEIIKEKEDIKDDHLENNDEKQSFIKNINNRIKILDFMKSGDKKNDEEEKDIQVKKDEKLRDKVPEVQVQCAADKAVDDSINMELNRQIKIGHNVQSIKYKTPPVDLLKLNIQSKLNKEDKRELISNANKLVETLASFGVDANVNQVSKGPSVTRFELQPSPGVKVSKIVNLSDDIALGLAASGVRIEAPIPGKSAIGIEVPNRDLTPVYLREVIESPEFVNYNKNLVYCLGKDIGGNCVVSDLSKMPHMLIAGATGSGKSVCINTLIISLLYKYSPENVKLLMIDPKVVELSVYNGIPHLLIPVVTDPKKAAGALNWAVQEMTRRYKLFAENSVRNIEGYNELFEKGKIESKLPFVVIIIDELADLMMVCPNDIEDYIGRLAQMARAAGMHLVIATQRPSVDVITGVIKANIPSRISFAVSSQIDSRTILDTTGAEKLLGKGDMLFYPVGEPKPVRIQGAFISENEVENVVNFIKEQQGEPEYKDEIISQIDNSTSGSNSECDELLSEATRIVVDAGQASTSLLQRRLRIGYNRAARIIDQMEERGIISGRDGSKPRQVLINREDL from the coding sequence ATGGCTAGGAAAATGGCTAAGAAAAAAGAAAAATATGAATTAAACAGTGATATAAAAGGCATTTTATTAGTTACTGTAGGGGTACTTATGGTAATTAGTGTTTTTTCTTCTGGAGTCTCAGGCATCTTAGGCAAATTTGTAAGAAAAATATTAATAGCCATTGCAGGACTTGGAGCCTTTATTTTTCCTATTTTAATAATTTTTATAGGATTTTGTTGCATAGTAAAAAAGAATAGGATAAGCTTTAGTAAGAAATTTTATGGAATACTAATTTTTATAATAGATACTTTATTATTTATACAGTTGATATTAATGCCTAATTATTATGTAAATAATGATATAAGCTTAGGTATAAAAAGGATATATGAAACAGACAAAATATTGCATGGAGGAATTATAAGTTTTTTAATTGATATACCTTTGTTAAATTTATTTGGTACTGCAGGATGCTATGTGATTTTTATTGCTATATATATAATATGCTTCATATTGATGAGCAAAATTACCATATATGACATATTACATAATATTAAGTATGCATTGAAAGACGATAGTATGGATGATGAAATTATTAAAGAAAAAGAAGATATAAAAGATGATCATTTAGAGAATAATGATGAAAAGCAAAGCTTCATAAAAAATATAAATAATAGAATAAAAATATTAGACTTTATGAAGTCAGGAGATAAGAAAAATGATGAAGAAGAAAAGGATATTCAGGTTAAAAAAGATGAAAAATTAAGGGACAAGGTTCCAGAAGTACAAGTTCAGTGTGCTGCAGACAAAGCAGTAGATGATTCGATTAATATGGAACTTAATAGGCAGATAAAAATAGGTCATAATGTACAAAGCATTAAATATAAAACACCACCAGTAGATTTGCTTAAGCTTAATATTCAATCTAAATTAAATAAAGAAGATAAAAGGGAATTAATCAGTAATGCTAATAAGTTAGTTGAGACATTAGCTAGTTTTGGTGTTGATGCCAATGTCAATCAAGTTAGTAAAGGACCTTCAGTTACCAGATTTGAATTACAGCCAAGCCCAGGAGTGAAGGTAAGTAAAATAGTGAATTTATCTGATGATATAGCATTAGGACTTGCGGCTTCAGGAGTTAGAATAGAGGCTCCTATACCTGGTAAATCTGCTATAGGAATAGAAGTACCTAATAGAGATTTAACACCTGTTTATTTGAGAGAGGTTATAGAGTCACCTGAATTTGTAAATTATAATAAAAATTTAGTTTACTGCTTAGGAAAAGATATAGGAGGAAATTGTGTTGTATCTGATCTTAGTAAAATGCCTCATATGCTTATAGCAGGTGCAACTGGTTCGGGTAAAAGTGTATGTATAAATACTCTTATAATAAGTTTGCTTTATAAATACTCACCAGAAAATGTTAAACTTTTAATGATAGATCCTAAAGTAGTTGAACTAAGTGTTTATAATGGAATACCTCATCTTTTGATACCTGTTGTTACAGATCCGAAAAAAGCTGCAGGTGCTTTAAACTGGGCTGTTCAAGAGATGACCAGAAGGTATAAACTTTTTGCGGAAAATTCAGTGAGAAATATTGAAGGTTATAATGAATTATTTGAAAAAGGTAAAATTGAAAGCAAATTACCTTTTGTGGTAATAATTATTGATGAATTAGCAGATTTAATGATGGTATGTCCAAATGATATTGAAGATTATATAGGAAGGTTGGCACAAATGGCAAGAGCTGCAGGTATGCATCTAGTTATTGCAACTCAAAGACCTTCTGTTGACGTTATTACAGGAGTCATAAAAGCTAATATACCATCCAGAATCTCTTTTGCTGTATCAAGTCAGATAGATTCTCGAACTATACTTGATACCACTGGTGCAGAAAAGCTTTTAGGTAAAGGAGATATGTTATTTTATCCAGTAGGAGAGCCTAAGCCTGTAAGAATACAAGGAGCATTTATTTCGGAAAATGAAGTGGAAAATGTGGTTAACTTTATTAAAGAACAGCAAGGAGAACCAGAATATAAAGATGAAATAATAAGTCAAATAGATAATAGTACAAGTGGAAGTAATTCAGAATGTGATGAATTATTGAGTGAAGCTACCAGAATAGTTGTTGATGCAGGTCAAGCCTCTACATCGCTTTTACAAAGAAGACTCAGAATAGGATATAATAGAGCTGCTAGAATAATAGATCAAATGGAGGAAAGAGGAATTATTTCAGGGAGAGATGGAAGTAAACCAAGACAGGTGCTTATAAATCGAGAAGATTTGTAA
- a CDS encoding ClpP family protease yields MSEENDNKNENLESIKELGVMSNEKSKDKIQVLPIIGQIEGHMILPPQSKSTKYEHVIPQLINIENDENIEGLLIVLNTVGGDVEAGLAIAEMIRSLSKPTVSLVIGGGHSIGVPLATAADYSFISPSATMIIHPIRMNGLIIGVPQTFEYFNKMQERITEFIVRTSKIKREQVQKLMVQTDELLNDMGTILIGEQAVEAGLIDGVGGISDAIKKLNVLMEKK; encoded by the coding sequence ATGTCAGAAGAGAACGATAATAAAAATGAAAATCTGGAAAGTATAAAAGAACTAGGTGTTATGAGTAATGAAAAAAGTAAGGATAAAATTCAAGTGCTTCCTATAATAGGTCAAATTGAAGGACACATGATTTTACCTCCTCAAAGTAAAAGTACTAAGTATGAACATGTTATACCTCAATTAATAAATATAGAAAATGACGAAAATATAGAAGGATTGCTAATAGTTTTAAATACTGTAGGTGGTGATGTTGAAGCAGGACTTGCAATAGCTGAGATGATAAGGAGTTTAAGTAAGCCTACAGTTTCTTTAGTTATTGGAGGAGGACACTCCATAGGAGTACCACTTGCTACTGCTGCAGATTATTCTTTTATATCACCTTCAGCTACTATGATCATTCATCCGATAAGAATGAATGGTTTAATTATAGGTGTACCTCAAACCTTTGAATATTTTAACAAAATGCAGGAAAGAATAACAGAATTTATAGTGAGAACATCCAAAATAAAGAGAGAACAGGTTCAAAAACTTATGGTTCAGACAGATGAGCTTTTAAATGATATGGGTACTATATTAATAGGAGAACAGGCAGTAGAAGCTGGACTTATAGATGGAGTAGGAGGCATAAGTGATGCTATAAAGAAATTAAATGTTCTTATGGAGAAAAAATAA